The Sabethes cyaneus chromosome 3, idSabCyanKW18_F2, whole genome shotgun sequence DNA window accaagggtaaccAACTTCTAGATTTTGAAAATGCGATTTTGATATCCTTGCCAGGAAGCATTACCTCACCGTACGAAGTtgataatgtacaaaacccgtattagaccggtagttctttattgACTTGGAGCCTTGGCACTGCTCACGGatgacatacgcgcccttgccgtattcaggcccagacacaatgcatacggattttactacgttgcggaagtttttaattcaatttaattattaATCTTCGACATAAAGAACATCGCACAGACATGAGATTTATTTAGCTAATTAAATATTACAAATTCTTAGcctaaatacattttttgacaAACTAAAATCGAACAAGTAATAAACATTATTAAAACGACTGCAGCAAACTTCCAGCGGGTTATTCAATCCATAAGCAGTTCGATGAGGCAATTGTCGAAAGAACTCAGTTTGGCGCATCGCTCGGGatggcgcacagtgggacggcttcaaaaataggcggacatcagcttttgcggcgaaactattCAGTATTCCGCATtagtgtcttcacaaaagtttcttggtctttaatttatttttttgttagataaaaaaaattacattaagggggtaggtcaataaatagagaaattaccttttttattttaggtccaaaatacaCAGTGCAtaaggaaaagtggtagaggacattatttaaagagtatttggtgaaggaaaaaagtttctagcccttaagggaaaaaagatgcCCAATTTCACGCATTTCAatttttcgcgacaaaatccgACACTTGAAGTAACGTTTTCTGGCTTTCCGAAGACGATTTCGAAGATTCCGAAGGTGGTGCATTCCACCACGGTAGATTTTTGCGAATTTCACGTTTCCTTTTTCTTAACGGTACATATATTCAAAAGATATGAAAGAGCTCTTCGTAGAAACGGACAACTACATCATCAATGGGTCCAATAGCTAATAATTGATCCCAGTTCACTTCTTGAATTAACTCCTTCAGCCGTGCCATATCACATCGATGTAAATCAAAACTTACAGTTTCTTCTTTGTAATTACGCTCAACAACTCAACGCttaatttgacagaaaacccatggaaaagcTGTCAGATTgctgcaacgtagtaaaatcggTATTCATTGTGTCAGGGCCTTTCGAGTGGAAGGTGTGGACAATAttttgcggagtacaaactgaaagcggagagcggcggaggcgcatgaatcacgagctaaacGCACTGCTTGGAAATTttgcatttggcgaaagtcggtaggttaCGCTGtgtcggacacgtcgtaaggatgccggacgacagtgcaacgATAAAATTGGTCGAGAAGGGGTGGTTGTTTGACGCGGACATCAATTTCGTTTAGATTTACTGGAAAAAAATAATCGGGACGAAACGGTTCAGTTAAACTTTTCTGTAATCGAAGTGAACGACATCACAGGTGTATAAAATCGTCGCTCGGGAACGAACGAAAAAACATGCTTGATTggctgaaaaatgaaaaacttaaCTTTTAAATCAAGTTTGACTGTTTAGCAATTACATAACGGTTACAACCACCACATAACAAAATTGCTGGATATTTTTTCTATCCAAAGACATATTTTCGATGAAATTTCATGCAGtggtaaaataaaatattaatatttgaaATCTTGTATTCAAacgtttctttttcgttttcaaaaagtgctaaactgccgtgaatcgcataacagttccattttctatggagtttcctatataaatgggacttttatgcgattcacggcagtatacccagtatagtaaacaaagacgctATCCGCAAAGACGCTTTGTTTGGTATAAAaacgacagcaaaaaaaaacagcatgTATAATTTAcaagttttttcttttgtcaTGACAACTAATACAAGTAAAAAATTATCATTCATCTAAATTCCGATTATTTCTATAGGTAAGAGGTTCGCAAAAAATCATTTCTTTCGGAAAATTGTGCTACAAAACGTCCGCGAAAATAGTTAATTATCCAATATCTTACCAAATGAAGATAAATTTAAATTATCATAGAATCTTATCTCACAAGCGCGAAGCCTTGTCACTCTAGTTGAAATCAGGCGCGTAATACGTGCCCTGTGGAACTCCAGCGAGCTTCGAAAATTTCCTTTGGCGCGAACGAACCCTCTGTCGATTTTGCCTGTTTGGCACTCCCTCCGGCCGAACGCTGCCAGCCATAAAACTGGACGCCTCTGCTCCGAGCGACTGGTTCACAAACTCTTCAATCACCTGATACCACTGTTGCTAAAATTCGATATGGGAAATATacattttaaaatattaaaaaaaaccctGATTTTTAAACATTTACACGTACATCATCAGGATTAGCACCAGCACGCATACGCCGGCGTTTTGGTGGTACCCTTTGCCTTTGTCCATGTCCGGTCAAAGCAGCGGAAGTTCCATTCATCAATACGTGGTCCATGTTTGGTAATGGTGGCTAAAATTTGAAGCGTTAAAACTATGTATAAACAGCACAATAAACATATCTAGAATGTATAAACGTACATCATCATCAGCGTAGAGAAAATTTGGTACATGTGAGCGCTTTGCCGGCATCATCCTTCTAATTGCCTTAAGCTGCTTCCTTTCGTCGGTAATGGCAGCAATCATCTTCATCTTCCGGTTTGGGTATTTTTTCCTTCCCTACAAAGTTCGACATTTTTGAATCTCAAAATCAATTGCATATAGGCtgaaaaatcattacttttaaactttcaaacGCTTGCACGGCATCAATCTGCCGTATATGGTTCCGCAGACGAACAGCGTGAAGCTTCTGGGCTGCCTGGAACTTAGAATGTCCAGAGAATTCCGGCCACATCCAGTTGTTTTTCAAATCCGGTACAATGCCGTTGCTAAGTGATTTTAAAATGACAGCCCGTGGTCGGCGTATCATAAACTTTGGGTTCCTGGCTATTTCCTCTAGTATATGCTGCTCTACGTCTTTTTCAATATAACGCTGCTTCTGCACTCTCTGGGTGACGGGGAACCCGTCGAATTGATCGGTTATGATGTCCTCTCGGAGGGGAATTTTTACACGAAACTGCACATAAACCCCGTCCAAATCCTGCTTAGATATTCCAGTCACCGTATTAAAGCCACTTAGATATTGCTCCATTTTGTCTTCAGTTTCAAATTTGTGCTCCGTTTTCTTTGCCTTGAAATACCAAGCCTTCTCGTTTGAAAACAAGTTTGGCTCACGACCACTGTAAACTTTCAACCTGTAGCCGTAATATAATTCTTTATTGCACAACTGAACAGCCAGCTTGGCATTTTTCAAGCAACAAAAATAAACCAGCATATCGTACAAGCCAACAACTTTTTGATACTCCTCATAGAACTGATCCTTTAGCCGAAATACCATAAAGCAAGGAATACCCTTGGATGCGAAGTACTTCTGAACCGCGTCCCAGCAATTATGGTCACCATCACGTTTATGAAACAACCGGAAGTTACCAACATAAACCGGCCAGAAGGTACCCAGCGGCCAATCAGCTTTACAGCGATTATCACGTCTGGCAGGAGGTAACTTTGTTCCGCTTGGTTGCAGCTGGTGTGCGGGACAGGCCCACTGTTGCGAATCGAAATCTTTCCATGCTTCCTTAGGAGCAGAATCATTTTCTCCCCCGTCAGACCCATCGGAACACTCGTCATCATCCGTCATTCCTACCTGATCGATAACGATGAAATCGCTTAAATCGTCCGGCACCGGTTCATAGCCTTCCAATTCGCTGTTGACGACAGTATTCGGCTGTTCAGCGGTATCCGGTGCACTATTGCAAGCTGCTGATCCTTCGGATTTTGCGGTTTCCATTTCTGCAGATTCGTTCATTCCTGCTACGGAGATATTGTGAAAGCCAGCAGGATTTCGTATACCGATGGAATAACCTACAGGTGTGTATAGACAATCTTTTATTGTTTAGGTGATTATGTGGCTGTAAACAGTAGTACCTATTGTTCAGTTTAGTGACGCTAGCCGCTGACTGACGGGTGACGGCTGTAGATTACCGGGACGGGTTGGATCTTTCCACTCCACTGTGTAGTGAATGTGAATTAAAGTGAACCTAGATGGTGAACCGGTGGGGTTAACGTGAAGTTTGACCAGTTTGACGGATAAAGTTGGATGAAGAACGTGAAGAACAAGATGAAGAAAAATCGAAGTGAGCCTGAGCAGAGTTGCTGGTTTATTTTGAAGTTGCACGTTTTGTAAATAATGCGCTGtaaattttttgcattttttgccttcctgctatattttttctgtttattttgctTTATTCATTCGTTCTTGGAATCATCAATCATGCTGCTATGTTTAacaaacctttgcacggtgcctaacctcaactctggtttgacgtttttgtgtgttttgttttgattccctttgtaacctaattttattgctagtgggtttattacttgtaattggtaccacttgtttgcgaaAACCGGAAATatccgacttttccgaagcaggaaaatgataacagttctgtacaacatatatttttgccctttttgcagttttttgcttctgggtcttacgaataagtaatcaaaacaaaccccacaacactgtcaaacctgggaggaaaaaaacgcactgacatctgcgtgcaatgctttactaTCTATAGATATTTATATGGTAACACTTATCATGGAGTATTGCACCCAACGCAcatatctagatagaattaacaaaagggcgaatgtcgcaaatgtaaaccatccgggtgagagttactttttgctggaccagcatag harbors:
- the LOC128743129 gene encoding uncharacterized protein LOC128743129 isoform X2, with product MNESAEMETAKSEGSAACNSAPDTAEQPNTVVNSELEGYEPVPDDLSDFIVIDQVGMTDDDECSDGSDGGENDSAPKEAWKDFDSQQWACPAHQLQPSGTKLPPARRDNRCKADWPLGTFWPVYVGNFRLFHKRDGDHNCWDAVQKYFASKGIPCFMVFRLKDQFYEEYQKVVGLYDMLVYFCCLKNAKLAVQLCNKELYYGYRLKVYSGREPNLFSNEKAWYFKAKKTEHKFETEDKMEQYLSGFNTVTGISKQDLDGVYVQFRVKIPLREDIITDQFDGFPVTQRVQKQRYIEKDVEQHILEEIARNPKFMIRRPRAVILKSLSNGIVPDLKNNWMWPEFSGHSKFQAAQKLHAVRLRNHIRQIDAVQAFESLKGRKKYPNRKMKMIAAITDERKQLKAIRRMMPAKRSHVPNFLYADDDPPLPNMDHVLMNGTSAALTGHGQRQRVPPKRRRMRAGANPDDWYQVIEEFVNQSLGAEASSFMAGSVRPEGVPNRQNRQRVRSRQRKFSKLAGVPQGTYYAPDFN
- the LOC128743129 gene encoding uncharacterized protein LOC128743129 isoform X1, giving the protein MNESAEMETAKSEGSAACNSAPDTAEQPNTVVNSELEGYEPVPDDLSDFIVIDQVGMTDDDECSDGSDGGENDSAPKEAWKDFDSQQWACPAHQLQPSGTKLPPARRDNRCKADWPLGTFWPVYVGNFRLFHKRDGDHNCWDAVQKYFASKGIPCFMVFRLKDQFYEEYQKVVGLYDMLVYFCCLKNAKLAVQLCNKELYYGYRLKVYSGREPNLFSNEKAWYFKAKKTEHKFETEDKMEQYLSGFNTVTGISKQDLDGVYVQFRVKIPLREDIITDQFDGFPVTQRVQKQRYIEKDVEQHILEEIARNPKFMIRRPRAVILKSLSNGIVPDLKNNWMWPEFSGHSKFQAAQKLHAVRLRNHIRQIDAVQAFESLKGRKKYPNRKMKMIAAITDERKQLKAIRRMMPAKRSHVPNFLYADDDPPLPNMDHVLMNGTSAALTGHGQRQRVPPKRRRMRAGANPDDQQWYQVIEEFVNQSLGAEASSFMAGSVRPEGVPNRQNRQRVRSRQRKFSKLAGVPQGTYYAPDFN